In Centropristis striata isolate RG_2023a ecotype Rhode Island chromosome 5, C.striata_1.0, whole genome shotgun sequence, a single genomic region encodes these proteins:
- the ano11 gene encoding anoctamin-7: MLRKGSELLKGDREVLLDMGYEGEAQTTDSYGSLQNGSYIPPRYLSAAAADEGLDGDDPIYMHCNTRSEQPVPQQGNYFRDGRTKIDFVLVWEVRSRRKRRGKGKSEVSGEEGEAAAPPENSRSERRRAQLAQWREKFVQNLESAGLLMEKEETANEKKTVHFLKLSAPWDVMVYYAEELCLRAPLQAQPNLDLNTSARVMERLCIPNVMRESVPNRPLDYYTCAFRKSKMNRFLDCDNHESYFTNTQRHRVVYEILARTVYGKRKRAEVGVDRLVNEGVYTAAFPLHEGPFQLPKYEIRPDELNQRQILYHYWARWCKWYKYQPLDHIREYFGEKIALYFAWLGFYTAWLLPAALVGTMVFVSGVMSMGSNTPAKDICNSGSSYLMCPLCNTCKAWNMSDICTMAKLGYLFDHPGTVLFSVFMSFWAVTFLEYWKRKMATLAHHWDCMDFHEEEERPRPEFAAMAPTMEQNPVTGVKEPYFPEKTRFTRMFTGSMVIIMMLCVVMIFLVTVVMCRGIISLMMFRTGSPVLRTEAGTIANISSSIVSLGLILLMGRVYTALAEQLTKWEMHRTQTQYDNAFIFKVFIFQFVNFYSSPFYVAFFKGRFVGYPTNYGTLFGMRNEDCGPGGCLIELAEQLFIIMVGKQLINNVQEFILPKVKAWQQKRTLAKVMGDKASHEPQRWEEDYQLVECEGLFEEYLEMVLQFGFITIFVAAFPLAPLFALLNNWVEIRLDAHKFACEYRRPVAERAQNIGVWFNILEALSHLSVIANAFLIAFTSDFLPRLLYQYKFSNDLNGYVNFSLAYAPLNYTENPLCRYKAYRDNNGNYSLFYWELLAVRLGFIIAFEHVVFFVLRAIDWIVPDVPESLELKIKRERYLAKQALAENQEALLVSRGRGADTASPGTSSQASDASFGNMS; this comes from the exons ATGTTGAGGAAGGGCTCAGAGCTGCtgaagggagacagagaggttCTCCTGGATATGGGCTATGAGGGTGAAGCACAAACCACAGACAGCTATGGGAGTCTGCAGAATGGGAGCTACATCCCGCCAAGATAT CTTTCAGCCGCAGCTGCTGATGAGGGTTTGGATGGTGATGATCCCATTTATATGCACTGTAATACAAGAAGTGAGCAGCCAGTTCCACAGCAGGGGAATTACTTCAGAGATGGAAGAACTAAAATCG ACTTTGTGCTGGTGTGGGAGGTTCGCTCCCGGAGGAAACGGCGAGGGAAGGGGAAGAGCGAGGTGAGCGGTGAGGAGGGCGAAGCGGCGGCGCCCCCTGAGAACAGCAGGTCTGAACGCAGGAGGGCACAGCTGGCACAGTGGAGGGAGAAGTTCGTTCAGAATCTGGAGAGTGCTGGCTTGCTCATGGAAAAG GAGGAAACAGCAAATGAAAAGAAGACAGTACATTTCCTGAAACTCAGCGCTCCTTGGGATGTGATGGTGTATTATGCAGAAGAACTATGTCTGAGAGCTCCACTGCAG GCGCAACCAAATCTGGACTTAAACACATCTGCTCGGGTGATGGAAAGACTATGCATACCAAACGTAATGAGGGAGTCTGTGCCAAACAGGCCGCTGGACTATTACACATGTGCCTTTCGCAAGTCAAAGATGAACCG GTTCCTTGACTGTGACAACCATGAAAGCTACTTCACTAATACACAGAGACACCGTGTT gtGTATGAGATTCTTGCCAGGACTGTGTATGGCAAAAGGAAGAGGGCTGAGGTTGGTGTGGACCGGCTGGTGAATGAAGGGGTTTACACAGCAGCTTTCCCCCTGCATGAG GGCCCCTTCCAGCTTCCAAAGTATGAGATCCGTCCTGACGAGCTGAACCAGAGGCAGATTCTCTACCACTACTGGGCACGCTGGTGCAAATGGTACAAGTACCAACCACTGGACCACATCAGAGAGTACTTTGGAGAGAAGATCGCACTCTACTTTGCCTGGCTGG gtttctaCACAGCCTGGCTGCTGCCGGCGGCTCTGGTTGGAACCATGGTCTTTGTGTCTGGAGTCATGTCCATGGGTAGCAACACACCAGC TAAGGACATCTGTAACAGTGGATCTAGTTATCTGATGTGTCCTCTCTGCAACACATGCAAGGCCTGGAACATGTCTGATATCTGCACCATGGCCAAG TTGGGCTACTTATTCGACCACCCAGGTACAGTCCTCTTCAGTGTGTTCATGTCCTTCTGGGCCGTGACCTTCCTGGAGTACTGGAAGCGAAAGATGGCCACCCTGGCTCATCACTGGGACTGCATGGACTTCCATGAAGAAGAG GAGCGTCCTCGTCCAGAGTTTGCAGCCATGGCCCCAACTATGGAGCAAAACCCAGTGACTGGTGTGAAAGAGCCCTACTTTCCTGAGAAGACCAGGTTCACCCGCATGTTCACAGGCTCCATGGTCATCATTATGATG CTGTGTGTGGTGATGATCTTCCTGGTGACGGTGGTCATGTGCCGCGGTATCATCAGCTTGATGATGTTCCGCACCGGAAGCCCCGTGCTGCGTACAGAG gCAGGGACTATAGCCAACATCTCCAGCAGTATTGTGAGTCTTGGCCTTATCCTGTTGATGGGCCGGGTCTACACTGCATTAGCTGAGCAGCTCACTAAATGGG AGATGCACAGAACACAAACCCAGTACGACAATGCCTTCATCTTCAAGGTGTTTATCTTCCAGTTTGTTAACTTCTACTCATCCCCCTTCTACGTGGCTTTCTTTAAAGGAAG gtttgtGGGTTACCCCACCAATTACGGGACCTTGTTTGGGATGAGAAATGAAGAC TGCGGTCCTGGTGGTTGCCTTATTGAACTGGCTGAGCAACTCTTCATCATCATGGTGGGGAAACAGCTAATCAACAACGTTCAAGAGTTCATTCTACC TAAAGTGAAGGCCTGGCAGCAGAAGAGAACTCTGGCCAAGGTGATGGGTGATAAAGCATCCCATGAGCCTCAGCGCTGGGAGGAAGACTACCAGCTGGTGGAGTGTGAAGGCTTGTTCGAAGAGTACCTGGAAATGG TCCTCCAGTTTGGCTTCATCACCATCTTCGTGGCAGCGTTCCCCCTCGCTCCGCTCTTCGCTCTCCTCAACAACTGGGTTGAAATCCGCCTGGACGCCCACAAGTTTGCATGTGAGTACCGCCGGCCGGTGGCTGAGCGCGCTCAGAACATCGGAGTCTGGTTCAACATACTGGAAGCCCTGTCACACCTCTCCGTCATCGCCAAc GCTTTCCTGATCGCCTTCACATCAGACTTTTTACCTCGTCTGCTCTACCAGTACAAGTTCAGTAATGATCTCAATGGATACGTCAACTTCAGCTTGGCTTACGCCCCGCTTAACTACACTGAAAACCCCTTGTGCAG atATAAAGCGTACAGAGACAACAATGGAAACTACTCGCTGTTCTACTGGGAGCTTCTTGCCGTCAGACTCGGTTTTATCATTGCTTTTGAG CATGTGGTGTTCTTCGTGCTGCGAGCCATCGATTGGATCGTGCCTGATGTTCCTGAATCTCTGGAGCTGAAGATCAAGAGGGAACGCTACCTGGCCAAGCAGGCTCTGGCCGAAAACCAGGAGGCTCTGTTGGTGAGTCGAGGCCGAGGGGCCGACACTGCCTCTCCAGGCACCTCCAGCCAAG